In the Dictyostelium discoideum AX4 chromosome 6 chromosome, whole genome shotgun sequence genome, attcttgtttaatatttgaaagtaATGATTCAGTCCTTTGTTTCTCTAAATCAATATAATTTTGTTtctctttaattaaatccaTTAAATATTGTTGATGTTTTTCAACTTTATCCAATTGTTTATCAACCTCTACTAGTATGGATTGAATATCTTCCTTTAGATAACGATCTTGATATTCTCTATCCTTTTCAACGATATCTAAATATTCATTGACTTGTTTCATCTTTTCAGTATACTGATCACGAGATCTAGTTAAATCATCGAATAAACTCTTATTCTCAATACCAAGTATATCCAACTCTTGATTCTTTATTTGTACAACCTCTTTAATCTCTTTAACTTTAACTCTACTCTTTtcttcaacaattaattcattaattattgTCTCTAACCATGTTAAAttcttttgtaaatttaaaatattttcattactatcatcattattatcatcttgattttcatcttgattttcatcattatcattatcattaattttttgttcttttaataattgatttaatttcatttgaacgAAATCAGTAtttttagtattaataatatttgaagataataaagaatttagtAGTGAAtgaatatcattattaatagtatGAATGAATTGTGATAGATGAGAATTTGATTGtttcaattcaatcaattgatcATTGTATAGATttgattgtgattgtgattgaCTATTCAATTGTTCAAGATTACTAATTTCTTGACGATAAGTTTCAAGTAACTGttcaaattgttgttgttgttcactatattgttgttgttgttcaatagataattgtaattgatgtTGTTCGAATTCCATCTGATATTGAGttttaatttgttgattatatttctcaatctctttttcaatctctttttcaaattgtttctcaaatttcaattttaattcctTTTCTAATGATTCTAAATCtttcttttcatttgataaatttgatcgTAATTGATTTCtctctttttcaaattcaatttcaaattctttttcaattattaatttttgattctccaattctttttcaaaatcttGTCTTTGTCTCtccaattcaatttcaaattcttgTCTTTGTTGATcaaattgtaatttaaaGTCTTGTTCAAATTCTTGTtgataaatttcaaattcttcttttgtaataaattcttctttttcttcttcttcctcttcctcttcttgtTCTGATTCActtgaatttaatattattgaatcTTGATCATCACCACTATGTAATataattgaatcattatcatcttcatttgtatttgaactattattagtattagtattattatcatcatttaatataatttcatcatctaattcaatgattgaatttctaatattatctttttcttcatcatcttcatcaggGTGATATTGAACACTATCATTATCAGAATTATCAATACTTTCTTCACCATGATCATCTTCTGATTCACTTGAATTAATTATCACTTCATCATCTAATTCACCAAATTCATCACAaaattcttcatcttcttcttcttcttcttcttcttcatcttcatcttcatcttcttggttattattattgttaattgaattgtttgctgtagttgtagttgtagttgttgttgatgttgtatttttattattattattagtattagtattatttgttgttgttgttgaattatcagattttgaattttcaaataattgattactatttatattataatcaGGTTGAATTGGTGAAGaaatattatctttaatGAATTGATATTGTTCATCATTTAAAGATAAAGTTTTAGTATGAATACCATCATTTGAATAGATTACATTTTGATTGAAATGAacttgtttcttttttaatgatgataatctTTGATCTGGATCATAATCTGAATTGATAGATAATGAATCTTTACTAAtaccaatttcatttaacATTTGCTTATAGTGTGGTGAAATATCGTATAATTGAACCAAAACATCTTTAGCAATACAAAGATCTCTTTTAATCTGTTGGAAATTCTCTAAAATAGATTCATAATCTTTAATAACAATCTCTTGTCTATCTctatcatcaattaaactTTGATTTGAATTCATCACTGTAACATAttcaaattgtaattttCTCATATCTGCaatctcttttaattttctttcataccttttctttaattcttcatatgaaatatcattttcatttggacttgaataaattgattgttgttgagtttgttgttgttgttgttgttgagtttgttgagtttgttgttgtttttgtttagattcaccatttgaaattataccACTACCATCagaatttaaagataaattattatcagttATATTTTGAATGATCATATCcaatgaagaagatgatgaattcTCTCTATGATgagtttttcttttaattggaCTACCAGTTATAGAAGAAGAGGTTGCATTACTTAATGCAGtggcttgttgttgttgtaattgttgtaattgagtgatttgtaattgtaattctttaatttgatgttgtaaatcattaattttctCAATCTTTTCATCATtctctttaattaataattgaatttcatttgaaaattgttGATTCTCTTGTTTCgataattctaataattcattaaccATATCtaattcttcattattattattattattattagtggtagtggtagtagtagtagtattaatttgtttatcaattaattcttgttctttttgtttcaattgttgatttaattgtttaatttgttCTAATAGTtgattaattgttgattgttttaattgtaaatcatTCATTGATTCTTTATATTGTTGATCTAATGATTGATATAGATTCATAATTTCATCAGTTTGATTGAATGATTGTTGATATTCTTCCAATTGtaattgatatttatttatggtttctttattttctagTTTCGATTGTTGATATTCATTTTCAAGTTTTTCAAGTTCacctttaatttcaatttcctTTTGTTCATATTGATTATAATTCTCACAAAGttcattataatttgttAACAACTCTTGATAACTTGAtgataattgattgatttgatttgatttctttgtaTTATCAACTTCttgtttctttaattctTGAATTGTTTCatccaatttctttaaattctctttttcaattaatttcaattcattaatttgttgattgaatttattattaatttcttctagttctttaattttattaatttgttgttgttcattattactattattattattattttgttgttgctcttgttttaattgttcattttcagatttaatttgttgatataatttttcaaattctttaaagtCTGAAGTTAAAGATTCCAATTCCTCAATTTGAGTATTTTGTTCCTTTATGATTTGTtcagattcaaataattgtGAATTTAAtacttcaatttcatttgataattgatCGATTTGTTCTTGATTCTTTGAAATACTTTCATTATGAATGATTTGTAATTCTTGaagtttttgtttaattaaagttttttttttttttaataattcattcgactcaaccaattcaatagtataatttctttctttttctaaatgttcttctaattgtttaatttgaattaattgtttattatattcaatttcaaaattattattattttcatctaatttttcattttctttattattattattattattattattatcaatatttaatgattttaattctaaattatctttttctaataaatcaattttattttgtttattatttaattcttcttcGAAATGTTGTTttgtataatttaattgtttttctaaTCTTTCATTCTTTGTTTTGTATTCTATTGATTTGGATTTCTCTTCTTTTAATTCCTCTATTAATTTGGTTTTACTTTGATTTAATTCCATTATTGTTTCAAAATTactctattaaaaaaaataaaataaaaaataaaaaataaaataaaataaaataaaataaaataataatgatgatgatgatgatgattttattaataaaatgaatcaaaatttcaaaaatgtGTATGTATTGAAtattatgaaaatatttacttgattttgttttaattctttttctgttaaatttttaatttcattttctaattttttattattctcaAGTAAAATTTGATATTCGCTAGTTAtatttgtagttgttgtagttgtagtaattgttgatgatgatgaagatgattcaatattattattattatcattatttaattttttatttaattctaaaattgTTTCATTTGCAATTTCAACATcgattttttctttatctaattttaattttaatatttcaatttcttcttctaaatctttaattaaactattatttttattattattactattattactatttatattattattatcatcattattattattattattattattattatcatcatcattgcCTTGTtctaattgttgaattttattttttaataaatcattttcaatctttaattcattttcaattaatttaaaatcatccaATAATGAATTggattcttttaatttttgttccAATGTTAATATTTTAACTAACATTGAATCATTATCTTTAATATTCCTATTGTTTATATCATCCTCCTCTTCTTCCCCTTCCCCTATTATACCATTCCCATTcc is a window encoding:
- a CDS encoding centrosomal protein 248 kDa: MASAEEKIYLLEEISKEKELHQKTIDFFNAEREKNSQLIETVKQMMKEKEDSKKHVEDMQKGIIQTQKKLVEERKQNGILASRVSILEEEKSRIEDSQESNTNRLNETLLKLKENEDIVNLIKKQQHQQQQNSPSMTSSSSSPIINGINGSLHSDNNNNSNSNGNGNGIIGEGEEEEDDINNRNIKDNDSMLVKILTLEQKLKESNSLLDDFKLIENELKIENDLLKNKIQQLEQGNDDDNNNNNNNNNDDNNNINSNNSNNNKNNSLIKDLEEEIEILKLKLDKEKIDVEIANETILELNKKLNNDNNNNIESSSSSSTITTTTTTTNITSEYQILLENNKKLENEIKNLTEKELKQNQSNFETIMELNQSKTKLIEELKEEKSKSIEYKTKNERLEKQLNYTKQHFEEELNNKQNKIDLLEKDNLELKSLNIDNNNNNNNNKENEKLDENNNNFEIEYNKQLIQIKQLEEHLEKERNYTIELVESNELLKKKKTLIKQKLQELQIIHNESISKNQEQIDQLSNEIEVLNSQLFESEQIIKEQNTQIEELESLTSDFKEFEKLYQQIKSENEQLKQEQQQNNNNNSNNEQQQINKIKELEEINNKFNQQINELKLIEKENLKKLDETIQELKKQEVDNTKKSNQINQLSSSYQELLTNYNELCENYNQYEQKEIEIKGELEKLENEYQQSKLENKETINKYQLQLEEYQQSFNQTDEIMNLYQSLDQQYKESMNDLQLKQSTINQLLEQIKQLNQQLKQKEQELIDKQINTTTTTTTTNNNNNNNEELDMVNELLELSKQENQQFSNEIQLLIKENDEKIEKINDLQHQIKELQLQITQLQQLQQQQATALSNATSSSITGSPIKRKTHHRENSSSSSLDMIIQNITDNNLSLNSDGSGIISNGESKQKQQQTQQTQQQQQQQTQQQSIYSSPNENDISYEELKKRYERKLKEIADMRKLQFEYVTVMNSNQSLIDDRDRQEIVIKDYESILENFQQIKRDLCIAKDVLVQLYDISPHYKQMLNEIGISKDSLSINSDYDPDQRLSSLKKKQVHFNQNVIYSNDGIHTKTLSLNDEQYQFIKDNISSPIQPDYNINSNQLFENSKSDNSTTTTNNTNTNNNNKNTTSTTTTTTTTANNSINNNNNQEDEDEDEEEEEEEEDEEFCDEFGELDDEVIINSSESEDDHGEESIDNSDNDSVQYHPDEDDEEKDNIRNSIIELDDEIILNDDNNTNTNNSSNTNEDDNDSIILHSGDDQDSIILNSSESEQEEEEEEEEKEEFITKEEFEIYQQEFEQDFKLQFDQQRQEFEIELERQRQDFEKELENQKLIIEKEFEIEFEKERNQLRSNLSNEKKDLESLEKELKLKFEKQFEKEIEKEIEKYNQQIKTQYQMEFEQHQLQLSIEQQQQYSEQQQQFEQLLETYRQEISNLEQLNSQSQSQSNLYNDQLIELKQSNSHLSQFIHTINNDIHSLLNSLLSSNIINTKNTDFVQMKLNQLLKEQKINDNDNDENQDENQDDNNDDSNENILNLQKNLTWLETIINELIVEEKSRVKVKEIKEVVQIKNQELDILGIENKSLFDDLTRSRDQYTEKMKQVNEYLDIVEKDREYQDRYLKEDIQSILVEVDKQLDKVEKHQQYLMDLIKEKQNYIDLEKQRTESLLSNIKQEYDNLYQSNEDHKHQLELIQFENLDLINKLNKINLNIDQQQQHQNVVLIDEQHQNQQQYDQNQQQQQQHQQELTMLNLQNSITQITNEKEYLQKQLLQLQQQLSNNNNNSNNNSNNINNNNSNSNNVNISPPPSPPKLISNPPSSKRKKQSFTPNGRYSSGTSNTTTVNSGYSRYTNDELFDNHDDEFEPRLFYNSNNNNNTTTTTSTTTSSNTKKQQQKQQNTSSASKKRVLLRSKDGEKDDDDHDDDEIDKILKENEKDLNEIENFLKKTTPIKPTTVLLPPYQQQQQQQQQQPIAFNTNRLTPVRLNDNYNTYYQYPSSTSSIRYQSYYNNNQQSIPFSSSDYLHQQQQQQQQHQYTTTRSRSANSTPIRSSPFYFNNNNNNNSSSSNEPFSSNNLLQQIEQLQNQRLDADQKIQDLMMKSYNNYIDVLKSKIDKNNNNK